The genomic stretch GAAACATTTTACAATGAAGTTCCAAAATGGATTAAACCAAGCCCACCCATGTAAAATTGGGTTGTTAACTTGGTTCACAGAATCTACAAATAATGAGCAGTACTTTGGTGACCTTGTAAATTTGCTAAATAGCCCTCCATTGGTAAAGTTTAGGATGACAGCTGAGGCGAAGTGCatcaggggtcactggtgcgtggtgatcTGTGGATTACCTGCCAGCCTAAGCCCAACCTACCCAggcggcactcagccaattgtgccccgccccctaggaaccttcggtcatggtcggcaatgacatagcctggctTCAAACCTGctatctccaggctacagggcactTCCTGCACTCCACGCAAAGCGCCTtaactggatgtgccactcgggagccctgtgAAAAGAGGTTTAAAATCAAAACCCTTTCAGATTTCCCATGAGGCTAGCAATCCTCAGCAACACAACTTGGGAAAATAACAacttctgattggttaaacagcatcacatgactatgcgtatatatagcgtatagcaaCTAATGAGCcgttcacactgaataaatcactacgcaccacgcattctaaattccatgacaaactgccattttatttgttattagttacaaaaccacagccaaaaatgaatggcatttGACCAATTTCCTTTAacatatttggggatgaaactccacataactggtacaacaccaactttctgagtgaagacagcagtcataatgaaaaaataaataaaataaaataagtgcaccagcaacacaTAACAGTGGACGAGGAACAGCTagatgaaatagaaaaaaacaaacaaaaaaatacagtacggGTCGataaatgtacttaaagaaaaaaatatggacattcattttatggaaataagtccaaaaaatctaattttagctgaaattaaaaaaacatacaaatataataCATGTTCTTGTTAAATGTATCCTTGTGTACACATTTGACGAGAAGCATGGATCTTTACCCCACTCTGTCACTGTTTAAGTTTAAAGACTTGTTTGTTCTACACAACTCCATATATCTTATCTGTTTTGCAGTATATAGGTCTCatatgaaatgtacagtatttttatttcaacatatCTGCTACTACACTCGTTTAAACAAATCTCTGTTTCAGACAGCAGTGcatttccttggtcatttcacctgaaggATGTTTTTGTCCACTGCCTTCAAAAGCTTCTGTCCTGTCATCaaacaaccagctgcttccccaatTGACTGATATGCTTTCAGCCAGTTACATGCTTTGATCCAGAAGACATTGCCGAGGTGAAATACTTTAGTGCAAGTGTAAGACTTCCTGAGAAATGTCTTTAACCTAATgttgtaccagatatcatgttttaaaatgtaaatacaagtttactacaacatgtttctttcaaaactgcacatttgagacctgtgtagccaatgcatgtttttattctgtAGTGCTCCTCTTGGCATGATAAGgagctacagtactgtataccagTTGATGTTCTTAGGCTTTTAATGTTGTTCTAGCAGGCATATGCAGTCATCAATTGCGGACTGAGTTCCAGCATCAACATAAAAACTTACCGCAGTGTAGGTTCTGTACAGAATGTTAGCTGGGGGCCAAACAGATCACATTAAGCATTTCTGGGACATCatgaataaatcacattatctgtGGCTATTGTGTGGTATTCGTTGTTATTTTGGTATTTCACCATGCACCGAACTGTAAAGGATGAAGCTCAGGGCTGCTGGCGCGCTCAGAAACTTTACTACCAAAGGGATCCCTGTTGCAGTTTGTGACCTAGTGCCAAAGCCTGGCTTTGAGCATCAACAAGGCCATCCCTGTTATTTATAACACAGCACTGAGAATGGAACAGGACAACCTTTTAACACTGATGGTGAGGTGGAACGCTCTGTTCCAAGGTCTAATTGAACTGTATATCAATTCTGACAGGATTGGATATTGCCATTTTGGGGAAGGGGAGCTTTCTATGGTAATGGGTATAAATACTGTAGACCAGGCACAAAAACAGGATTTACAATTCCAACCTTACATTAAGGACCTATTCATCTGGTTCCATTAATCTTGAATtactgtgaaaccagacattaGAAGTGCTGTATCGCTATACATGTGTATGACTGGTCTAGCACATTTTGCTAAAGGCTTTGGGGGCCTGTACTCTCTTGAGGAATCAATGCTGTCTTGTGCGTTGCTGAGTTCAGGTGTTTTGGAAAagcctaaattaaataaatcccaTATGCTGTTGGCATCAGTACCATTACATCTCATCCCTCTGATAAATATTACAGCATTTCAAATTGACAAGGTGCCTAAAGAAAACATTAAGGCAACTAATACTCCCTGTAGATAACATATTCAAAATACTATTCATTGAATTTATGAAATTTGGTATTAGGACATAATTAAAAAGTAAGCTGGGCAGCtgatgaagtttattttttaaaaacccgtctgaatatgttttattataattccCCTAAGCATGAAATCAATCCGGTCATGCCAAGTCAATAACAATACCGCATAGGAGGAACCAGCAATAGACTAATTGCTATGGTAATAACCTGGCAATTTCTTTTTCCAGTTAATACACTTTAATAAGGGTTAAGTGTGGGTCTATGCATAGggcaataaaattaattattcctAAATGACCTGGTAATGCTTTATAAGGATGTAATTATTCTCAATTACTGTCTAGTTAATATAAAGCATGACTGTTCATTCCTCTACACATGACTTTTTTTGTGACATTCGCTATTCCATTCTAAATTCGCAATTATATAATTTAAAGTTATTACAGTCTACCTACTGTACTTTAAAGCAATTTCAGAGGCAAAGACAAGTTTTCAGAGAGGAAAACAATCATTTGCAGCAGTACATATACAACTAAACTACACAGAGCTGCTCTTTACTGTGTTGGACTTTCTGCTAGATTTATGCTGTTacttttattcctctcagaaaatatTCCTTTGACTTTGCACTTGCTTTACAATAGCCTTAACACCCACAATAGACCCCTGTTTAGGACAATTTGACTAGTCAGATTAGCTAATGTCTTACAGGGATTGCTGTTAGCATGTGCCAAAGCAGGCACAAGACAGAAGAACTGAATGGAAAGAGAAGCCTGACAAAAACTGAACATAGGAAGGTGACAGACGTATAGAAGTGTGCAAACCATCTACAAGGTTCAGTATTATGGCCTTTTCTCATTATAAGAATGTTATAAAAATAAGGTGTAGAGGTAGTGGCACTAAAAGAAGAAAACTGGAAATTTAGACAGAAGGATATCAAACAAAATGGAGCTAACAGATTCTTTAGACAACGAGGAAATCCTTGGACAATAACACACGCTTTTTAGGACTGATGTTACTATACTAGGTACCAGCCAGTAATTATTACGATAAAGTGACAGCTCTCAAAAAGACAATTTTAACAAGAGTGGTCCgtatttctaaaaaacaaaaataaataattggcatTAATTTAATTAGTCACAGCTAACTCCCTCATGGGATGTGGTTTAAACACATTTGTCAGTTTCATAAAGGCTTGTCACTAATCTCTACACAAATGTAAAACTTGCACATCGTCTAGATGTATTTAACATCTCTTTGAATTAATACTAATTATGTAATGCAGTCACCTGTAGTGAGCTTAATGAACATACACTATCCTCTAGAATAATTAAATAGACTTCCACTTGAATTAAATCTTTGTATACAATACTATTGCAATGGTGAAAAACTACCGTATTTGGGATAGCTTGGTTAATGTCCTGTTCTTTTTCTTGATGAAGTTGTCCAGATTTGTGGGTAACCGTCTTGAGGTGTGCATCACGTGTGTTAAATGcacttaaagtattttttaaattagaaaaggaaaaataaaaatgatcttccTACATTGAAACTTAAAGTAATGGTCTAAATAACTGTTGGTACCACTGTTTCTTCATTCTTCAttactgatttattatttaagaacTGATATTTTACAGGTAGCTGGATATTACAAAattacccttttgtttttaaacagatgttCTCATACAAAAATTACCAAACATTTAGCACAGACTTACAACTGAAAAGCAACAATCCTCCTATATGTAACATTTGAAAGTGAATGCTAATTTTAGGGTTATGAATGTCAGAAGTCAGTTTGGCTACTGTGTCAGACCATGACATTTCCTCTTCTTTTCTTCACCAGTGATTGTTGTTCCATATATTATAATGAAGTTCTGTGAACCGGTGTTGGATGTCCATATTAACACTCCTTAATGGCACTGAataaaagagagacacacacacatcccattaaaaatgaaatctctTTATTAATGGCTTGATGATCCATTTTGCATGAATAACATAAATACTTGGAGCAATACAGTAAGAGCAGTAAATGATTGGTGTTGCTTGTTTTACCTAGGGCTTTCACCAACAACCTTCATCCATAAACCCATCTTCTCTCATAAAAGTTCTGAAGCACataaagctgtgcttgaagccagacaacacattttgaaatatagCAAAATGGCCTTCTGACTGGTTACACAACCTTTGAACTGAAATACAGAGACTAGTCCTCCACAACAGCCTTTCTATAAACCTACCAAAGGACTTTTGGAGAAAAAGTTGGTTTAGGCCCTGTTCAGTCAAATCTGTCAAAAACAGACGCTTAAAGAAAGGCGTTTCAATGTGGCAATATTGATATATGGTAGTTGTTtagaaagtgtgtttttatttaaacaaacaaaatcaaaacatctACAGCAATCATTTGACTAAAACAGAACCATTTTTAGAATTCTTGTGATGAAAAACATTCACAGTGTATTTATACAATATAAGGACATGCCTCTCAATAAGTGTCTGTTTATGCAGATATTACTGTGTACAGATTATATTCAGTTTTCATGAGCACTGGCCTTCCTTTACCAAACCTGTATCGAAATGCAAGTAGAATTCAAATTTATACTAGCTTCAGTTAAATCAGTGTTGTAATACCCgtcattgcttttgttttaaggTACATGGATCTGGTTAGGTGGTCAAAAATTAACTTTGACAATCTGTTTGACACAACAGCTTGTAAATCGGATGAGAGAGAGATGGATGACAGAGACTGTTGTCTATACTCAGTCACTGAGTTTTGGTTTCAGTGACCTGAGCTGAATATCCTGTGTTGAATGGCACAGGGGCATCATCCAATAACTTTTCATTAGAATGTTCTTTACaagctataataataaataacaacaaggACATGCCTTATCAACCCTGCCATTTGGTCTGCCTTGACTATTCTCTCTTTGTTGTTGATAATGAAAGTTCTGCTGACCATCCATAACATGGCCCAAGAGGCATACTCCCTGTGCAATCACTGTATTTCTATGGGAAACGGGAATGGGACGAAAAGCATCCAAGGACAACATGGAATCACTCCAGCTGACAGTGGCTGTAAGAACTTCTGCAATTCTACCCTGAGAATGACACAGTCCAAGATTCTGTCTAGAACAAGCATCAATGAGATTTTACACATGTATAAAAAAGGCAAAGAAGTAGATTCCCCACAAATGACTGCAGCTGGTCCTCATCCCACCTTAAAACTGTATCACCCTCCAACAGTAGAAATAAAAGGACGATGCAGAGCACATTATACAACCGTGACAAGAGCATTAAGGTCAAGTCATTGTCTGGAGATGAATGGCAGTTATGATGTTCAGAAGGCAAAATATTTAAGTGCTgttaaaaacacaagacaaggaGATGATGGATTCATTTGTTTTCTCTGCTCTGTTCCAGAATGTCCCACTGTAGCTTGATAGATGGGTAATGGGGTCAACCTCCCACTGAAAGTCAGTGAGAGTTGAAATTGTATTTTGCATTACGAATGGTTTCCTTATGATGTGTGCAAGGTCATCTTGCAGATAAATACTCCTAAAAGTATGAGCATCAGATttcaattaaaatagtttaagATTCTTCCCAAGGTTCTTTGGGTCAGCAGTTAGAACATTTTATTTCTCTGCCTTCAAAATACATAGCTAGTGTCATGGCCAGAGCCCCCTGCAATCTTCATACTGTTTACAGGAGTGGCATCTGGTAAGTGCCTGTACTGATAATGGGGCATAATCCACAATGATCTGCACCACAATCCACTGTGCAAATCTCCAAAAACACTGCAGGATTTGACCCTAACTACAGTAGGTTACAGATGGAATGGTATGGTAATCACACAGctgcaaaataacattttataaaacagaaaagggAGGAGTggaagatttgtttttcttttcttttctaaaattgtCATATAAATTAAGAAAATTCAGAAAGTCGTAACATTTTATACAACTATGGTCAATCAAGTTCACGATCcatacaccatttaaaaaaaaaaaaaaaaaaaaaaaaaaactaaaacaaaaaacaaaacaacaactgttttaaaacaattcaagTGATTACAATCCTGCCCCAATGATTAGAGAGCACTAATAGATGCATTCAAAGAGCTTTGAACAAATTGCCTCAGCAGCTATCTTGTCTgctatgatttttgttttgttttatgttgttaaaATCAAGTGGTCCTGTTGAAAACATCatgtttttctgatttattttttaagcaaaccagttctgttttacagaaaatgttccttaaataatgtaattttttttttttttttttattcaacttcCATGGTATTTCACAACCTGGAACACTAAGTGGGCccatagtctttaaaaaaaaaaaagatggctagAGGCGATCCTCTTTCACATTAAGGTCTTGCGTAAGTGGCTCATGTAGTTCGGATGGCATTGTGAGGAACTCAGGTGGCAACAACAGCCAACACACTTCTCAACTAAGTAGTGACTTCTGTAGTCCTTTATACACAGAGAAGGTGGCCAGAGATGAACACCTCCACCTCCAACACCAGTtctcaataatgtattttattatactttaagGACATTGTAATTGAAAGGGGTAAAAACATCACATTGGCTACCATTTCTCAATGATTTGACTCATGTAGTCCTCTGTGGGCAGACGCCCTTGCTCCTCCATTTCTTCCCTTGGAGATTCGTTGGACCGGTGGAGTCTCCGCTCCTCTCGGTTTTTGATCCTCTGCTCCATGCGTTCCAGCTGCCGTTTATACTGATACCGCTGTTGAAAGAGATCCTTGGCATAGTCATACAGCTGCATGTCAAGGTCGTTGAGTTCTTCGATGCGCAGGATAGTGTCGTTGTCAACATCCACTCCGGCCGCTCGTGTGCTGTTATACTGCATGAAGGGCCGGATGAACTTCAGGTTGAAGGTCCGCTCGAACAAGTACTGGGTCTTCCTCTGGAACTCAGTTAGCCCGAAGAAGGCCATGTCCCTTAGGTTCTTTTTGGCGCTCTCTAAGAGTACCTGGGCCCGCTTCTTCTCAGGGATGAAGGACATGTTGTAGCAGCCTACCAGGCTAAGGTCAGCCAGCATCCTCACTTGTCGATTGTTGGCCAAGTTGTAAGGGCAGTCTGTGAACTGCTGTAGGCTGCAGCCAGACCAGTCCGTGCCCTCATAGCAGGAGGGGAGCTCATCTGGGGTGGGAGTGCGCCCGTCGCACATGTGCAGGGAGGTCTTCCAGGTGGCCCCCCTCTGAACGTGCCTCCACTCGCTCAGGTATCGCGACACTGGGTCTCTCAGAAGGGTGATGTAGTAAAATttcctacaaaaacaaaaaaatgtatttgttgttagAAGATGGTCTGAACCGCACTAACCAATCTCTCAATCTTTTGCAATACAACATATGCTGTTTACATCATCAGACTGAAACATTAAAGTGAagtgtaattaattattttttatggaGAATTGTTAATGAGCGTAGTGTTAGAATCCTCTACTTAAAAAAATCCTATGGTAACTAACCAGGTACAAGTGTAGACCAATACATCACACACTAAATCAACTCGCACAAGAGACGAATAAACCACTTCTGTGGTTTCTGCCATTCACAGACTGACACATCACACATCCTTCTCCAGACCGGGATTGATCAGGAAAACCAAGCTCTCCATAGGGAGGGGGGGACTTGTTTGAGACTACATTTGTATTATACATTGTATGAATACAGTATAAGTTAAACTTCCAATGGCTTTGAACAGCTCTGCATAGGGCAGTAAATAACTTTGAAGATAAACTACCAGTACCTATAATACAGTTCAAAAATCAAACTAACAaaaatgtcagtaacatacagtacattcctaAAATCCTCAGCATCAAGACAACGTGGAGCACTATCTACTTCTATGTGTGACATATGTACCATAGTGAGGTGACCCTGGTAGTGTCAGGCTACTCTTATAAGGAAGGTACTTTCCAGACAATAATTTAAGTTTTCAAAGTTgaatttacaattttacaatgaTCTCAATAGTTTTAAAGATTATGATATCCCCACTAACTTTCACTAAAGAATGTTTATACCAAGTCTCATCACAACTGAATATGTGGTTCTCAAGATACTGTTTACTTGACATACCAAATGATATAAAGGGGTTTACAAATTAAGCAGTCATATGGTGCAGCCCATTTATGCAAAAGTGGATGCTACATTTTTGTTCAATCCCTAGACATCGAGTGCCACACACAGTAATAACTGCAGTCATGCAGTCTAAAGTAGGCTACGTGGAACAGGAGATCTGTAGCACTTTTAGAAAGCTTCCAATACAATACTCTATGTGCCCACCCTGGATCCTTCATTTCTCAGCAGAATTTCCCAATGAATCCTAAGTAGCCTAATAGGTTTAACATAGATCATAATAACTGTATGCCTGTATTTCATAATTTAATCAGGAAGGGAATTTAACGTGGACCTGCACAATATGCCAATTCATAAGAGTTAGAAAACTAATAGGCTAACCCTAAACAAACATTATGCTGCTTGATTGATGCAGTTGCATCTCTCTGAACACGATAGCTTTTACAAAAAAGGACACAATCAGACAAAAGCCAGGCCCTGGCAGCTTCTGCAACTCATTAGTTTAAATACACACTGTGTAGAGACGACAGAGCAGCGTCACTCGTCCTGCCAACTTCATAGAGGAAGACAGAAGAAACAGGGTTCACTGCTGGTTGCTGTAAAATGATATTATTTCAACCTCCAATGCTACTTTGTTGAACACACTATAATAAGTGCATGAGAAGTGGTGGGCTGAACTCACTGTGGTCGTGTGTCAAATTTCTTTGAGGCAATAACTGCTTTGATATGTGATGATGACATCAACACAATATACAGGTAacaaaactcaaataaaaaatacaatctgaTTTGTGTATGTACATTTATGAACAATGTGATTTTAGactgttccttgtgaaacattgttattttttttttatgacagaaTACATTGCCATGGTATTGATTCTGAATCaattggatcctttaagaccaaacttgacaaagttttgagatctatcagctactaggaaccagcaAGCACAGATGCGCTGAATATCTTCCTCTTTCATGAATTGTCTTATGCTCTTGTATAAGGCTGTATACTTATATGTATAAAAAGGAATTGTTGCACAATGCAGGCCTTCACTACACTAGCTACAGTAAAAGTAGCTGTACCATTTACACTAAGACAAGTTTTCATTGTaccaaatacaaaaagaaacataatttaaaGTGTAAGCATTATTTACACATTGtgtaattaaacatggcattgCTATAACAGCGCCGTCTTAAATGAATTTACagaaatgtagtaaaaaaaaaaaaaaaaaatcttcaagtAACGTcaaagcaaatgaagaattaaCTGAACAAATACAGTGGCTGATAGATTATTTAACAAATGGTTGTAAAAAACTATTAtaggttttaaattaaaagctaGCTTCTGAGGACTAATTTTGCATTTCCCCAGCTCCATACACAAGTGATTAATAAGAGCTCTACAaaggttatatatatacacacacacacacacacacacacacacacacacacacacacacacacacagagtaccatggaaaagtatttgccccctgtctgattttctgtatttttgcatatttttgtcactgaatgttatcagatcttcaaccaaaatctaatattagataaaagtgacaaataaaaaacaaataacacaagactgatacttatttcatttatttattaaagaaagttatgcaacacccaatgcccccgtgtgaaaaagtaatcgcccccttagactcaataactggttacgccacctttagcagcgaTAACTGcaagttattgatcagtctctcacagcgccgtggaggaattttggcccattccttcatgaaaaactgcttcaattcagtgacatttgtgggttttcgagcataaactgctcgtttcaggtcctgacacaacatctcaatggggtttaggtctgcactttgactaggccatttcaaaactttaaatgtcttgttcttccaccattctgatgtagacttccCTGtctgttttggatcattgtcttgctgcatgacccagctgtgcttcagattcacctcacagacggatggcctgacattctcctgtagaattctctgatacagagcagaattcatgggtccttcaatgatggcaagtcatccaggtcctgatgcagcaaagcaaccccaaatcatgacactaccaccaccacgcttgaccgttggtatgagctTCTTACTGGAATGCAGTGCTTGGTTTTCGCCAGatataatggggcccatgttggccaaaaagttccacttttgactcatctgtccagagaacactgttccagaactcttgaggatcatccaggtgctttttggaaaacttgagacaagcattcatgttcttcttagtgagcagtggtttccgccttgctactctgccatgaatcccatttttgcccagtgtctttctgatggtggagtcatgaacactgacagCCGAGGCGTGAGAGGCCTggagatccctggatgttgttctagggttctttgtgacttcttggatgactttacgccttgctcttggagccactcctgggaagattcactactatcccaaactttctccatttggacaatatggctctgactgtggtttggtggaaccccagagccttagaaatggctttgtaaccctgtccagactgataggcatcaacatcttttttccagaggtcttcaggaatttcttttgattatggcatgatgtgtctctagaaccagtgtgctgacaacttcactctgatggtaagggccaaagttagtcagatttatattgggcagggctggcccatcagccctgattgttaaccaaagtattgaaACAGCAGACCCTAATCAtccctttaactgggttgagttaactaggggggcaa from Polyodon spathula isolate WHYD16114869_AA chromosome 11, ASM1765450v1, whole genome shotgun sequence encodes the following:
- the LOC121322928 gene encoding heparan-sulfate 6-O-sulfotransferase 1, which codes for MKRIGRNMVERTSKFVLIVLGSICFMLILYQYVGPGMMNFGSPHRYLIQEDLDIFPTPDPHYVKKYYFPIRDLERSVDFEIKGEDVIVFLHIQKTGGTTFGRHLVQNVRLEVPCDCRPGQKKCTCYRPNRKETWLFSRFSTGWSCGLHADWTELTNCVPGVLNKKENTLKNPRKFYYITLLRDPVSRYLSEWRHVQRGATWKTSLHMCDGRTPTPDELPSCYEGTDWSGCSLQQFTDCPYNLANNRQVRMLADLSLVGCYNMSFIPEKKRAQVLLESAKKNLRDMAFFGLTEFQRKTQYLFERTFNLKFIRPFMQYNSTRAAGVDVDNDTILRIEELNDLDMQLYDYAKDLFQQRYQYKRQLERMEQRIKNREERRLHRSNESPREEMEEQGRLPTEDYMSQIIEKW